The genome window ACCTTTTCCAGCGCCGTTCCGGCCTGCGTTTTCCTTGTTCCCTTACCGTTATTCACGCCGCTTTGCTTTGCCTGTAAATTAAAGGTGCGTTTATTTTTTATGCAGGTGATAATTCATCTCCGCCATTTCTGCGGCGCAATTTCCCGAAAGTCGTCGTTTATGTCTACAGTGATGACAGGCCCTTTGTGCTGTTTCAGCAGGATGCTCGTACAGCGTTAGGGCCGAAATAAGGTGTAACGGAAAAGTTGCGACGCCCTAATTTCACGTTCACAGGAAACATCGCCATGTATGACAATTTAAAAAGCCTGGGCATTTCCAATCCGGAAGATATCGATCGCTATAGCCTGCGTCAGGAAGCGAATAACGACATTCTGAAAATTTACTTCCGTAAAGATAAAGGCGAATTTTTTGCCAAAAGCGTTAAATTTAAATATCCGCGCCAGCGTAAAACCGTCGTGGCGGATGGCATTGGACAAGGTTATAAAGAGGTGCAGGAGATCAGCCCTAACCTGCGCTATGTGATTGATGAGCTGGATCAGATCTGCCAGCGCGACCAGGTAGAAATCGATCTGAAGCGTAAAATCCTTGACGACCTGCGTCATCTGGAAAATGTGGTTTCCAACAAGATTGCTGAAATTGAATCCGATCTGGATAAGCTGACGCGCAACAGCCGCTAATGAAAAAACAGGATAGCCAACACGCCTGGCTTTTCGGGCATGAGGTTATCAACCCGCCTGATACGCCGCGCTGCGGCGTATTCTCTTTAAGGCTGCTCATCCAGCTGTAGCGCCACGTACAGCAGCAGCCGATCGTCAAAATGGCCCAGGTTAAGTCCGGTCAGTTCAGAAATCCGGTTTAGCCGGTACTCCAGCGTATTACGATGAATAAACAGCGCCCGGGCGGTGGCCGAGGGCTGCACGTTATGAGTGAACCAGGCGATTAGCGTACGGCGCAACAGGCCGTTATTATCCATCGCTTTCAGTTTTGCCAGTGGACGTGACAGCTCATTTGCCTGCCAGCCGCCGCGCAGGCTATCAAGCAGCACCGGCAGCACTAAATCCTGATAAAAAAAGCTACGCTGTTCCGGCATACGCTGTTTGCCAACGTTCATGGTGGTTTGCGCCGTGCGGTAAGAGCGGGCAATACTGCCCTCGCCGGTAAAGTAGTTGCCCAGCGCGATGCGAATACGCAGATGCCCACTCTCTTTCATGCGCCCTAACAGTTGATCAACGCGCCGCCGATGCTCATCCTGATCGTAACGGCCATGAGCATTCAGCGCCGGTTTCAGCACCACCATTTCCGTAAGCGAAACGATGGCAATCAGATTATCGCGCTCTGGCATGGTCAACAGCGTTTGCAACTGCTGCAGCTCCGCCATCGCGCTGTCCACGCCCAGTTGACCGCTGTCGACCTCGACCACTGCAACCACACGCGGCTGATTAAGGTCGATACCCAGCCGCTGCGCCCATGCCATCAGCGCCGGAGAAAGGGTTTCACTACGGATAAGATTCAGCACCAGCTCTTCACGCAGACGGCTATCCTGCGCCAGCATATGCAGCAGTCGCGCCTGCTCCAGCATCATCTCCGCCGTCATACAGACCAGCTCGCCATACTGACGTAGCGAAACGGGATCGCCAGTCAGGCCGATTACCCCCACGATTTCACCGGCAATACGCAGCGGTAAATTGATACCGGGCCGTACACCATGCAGATGGCGCGCAACGGCTTCGTCAATATCCACTACACGCGCTTGCGACAGCGCCAGCAGCGCGCCTTCGTGCAATTCACCAATGCGTTCCCGATCGCCGCTGCCGATAATCCGGCCACGGGCATCCATAACATTGACGTTACTGTCGATAATTTTCATGGTGCGCGCAACGATATCCTGGGCCAGACGAGCATCCAGGTAATAATTAGCCATCTTTCACTCCAGCCAGGGCCTGAAGAAGCAGCATACGTTGGCGATCGCAGCAAAGCATTGTGCATTTGCACGAAGCGCCGCTTCGGTTAATGAATTTGCGGGCGATATCACAAACTAAAAACGGCCCGACGAACAAGCCGTCGGGCCGTTGATGACTCTGTTTTGCTGCGGGTTTCCCGGCAGGAACGCGTTATTGCATAAGCAGATAGATATTGCTGTCGCCACGTTTGATATTCAGCGCCAGCACGGAAGGCTTGGTATCAAGGATTTTACGCAGCTCGCCAAGGTTGGTCACCGGTTGCTGGTTAACACCAAGAATAATATCGTCTTTTTTCAGGCCGATACGCGCTGCGGAGCTGCCAGGCTTAACGCTGTCCACCCGCACGCCTTTCTGACCGTTAACTTCCGAGTTGCTCAGGCCCGCGCCTTCAATGCCGGTATAGATGGTTGCGGAATCGACATTACTCTGTGAGCTTTGTTGCAGCTCAACCGTAACCGTCAGCGGTTTACCGTCACGCAACAGGCCCAGCTCCAGCTTAGTGCCAACCGGCAGCGAGCCGACTTCAGCACGCAGCGCGGCAAAGCTGGAGATCTGTTTTTTATTCAGCGAGGTAATCACATCGCCCGCCTTAATGCCCGCTTTAGCGGCGGAAGACTTCGGCATCACCTGGCTGACAAAGGCGCCGCGTTGCGCATCCACTTTCATCGCTTTCGCCAGCTCGGAATTCAGCTCGGTGCCCATGATGCCCAGCTCGCCGCGTTTTACCTGACCATATTCCACCATCTGTGCAGTGAGGTTCTTCACCATATTGCTGGGGATGGCGAAGCCGATACCGATGTTGCCGCCGTCCGGAGCCAGTATCGCGGTATTAATTCCGATGAGTTCACCGTTCAGGTTAACCAACGCGCCGCCGGAGTTACCACGGTTAATGGCCGCATCGGTCTGGATAAAGTTCTCGTAATTTTCCACATTCAGGCCGCTACGACCCAGCGCGGAGACAATACCGGAAGTGACGGTTTCGCCCAGTCCGTACGGGTTACCGATCGCGACCGTATAGTCACCGACGCGCAGAGTGTCAGAGTCAGCCATGGTGATGGCAGTAAGATTTTTAAAATCCTGAAGCTGAATCAGCGCAATATCGGAACGCGGATCTTTGCCGATCACTTTCGCCTCATAACGGCGTCCGTCGCTGAGCTGCACCTGAATTTTGGTGGCATTATCCACGACATGGTTGTTGGTGACGACATACCCTTTCTGCGCATTGATAACCACGCCAGAACCCAGCGCGCGGAATTTTTGCTGAGGCGCATTGCCGCCAGGCGCGGCGCCCTGGCACATCGGCGAGTTCAGGAATGGCGACCCATCCTGACAGAACGGTGAGTCATCGCCAAAGAACTGCTGGAACTGCGGCGGCAGACGCGGCGTTTTCACCGATGTGCTGCCTTCAACGTTGATGCTGACAACCGACGGCATCACTTTTTCCAGCATAGGTGCCAGGCTGGGAAGTTGCTGAGTGGAGGAAGAGGCTGTTTCAGCAGCCATAACGTAAGTCGGGCTCATCGCCATACCCAGGCTGAGAGCTAATGCGCTTAATACAAGAGTTGTTTTTTTCATTCGTCTGTTACTCGTATTGGATCAATGAAGCTGACCATCACTTTGGCCGTGTTGATGAGATTAAATTTTTACCGCAAAGTTCATCAGTAACTTTTTGGCAAAAGTAAAAAAATATTCTGCATCTTTACAAAACTCCTTTTTTATTACTTCACTATTCAACCGCCATTAAACGCCGGTATTCATCCCAGGCATAAAGATCGGTCATCCCACTAATATAGTCCTGAATCAGACGTGCACGATAATAACGTTCCCACAACAGCCGCTGATATTTATGCTCAATTTTTAAGGTACGCATATGTTGTTGATAAGCACGGCGGTGTTTGCCGGAGAGCTTATGAAACAGCCGGGTTTCGATAGGATGTCCGGCCAGGAAATCTTCGGTCATCAGCGTAGTAAAAGCTTCATAATTTAGCTTAAGCAGCGGCTGGTAAATCTCCAGCAGCCCTTTTATTACCCGATAGCCCTGTAATTCCAGCTGTTCAACTTCTGAATGATTAAATACATGGCGGCGCGCGACGGTTTTAAATAACTTCAGCAGCCTGCCCTCTTCGCCCTCGTCTTCCAGCAACGCATGATTAAAGTCGCCGTTAAAAATGGCCGCCAGATTATCCACGAAACGATTAACCGCGTGGGCGACCAACACATTCTGCACGCTCACGCGCAGCGACATAAAAAATTGATCGCTGCGGCCGCGAATTTTCTTTCCATTTGCCTCGCGCCAGGCATAACCAATGGTGCGGCTGAAGGCATCGCCGGGACGCACCGGCCCCCACAGTTTTTCCAGATAGCCATACAGCGTATCAACGTTGAAAATGGCCTTCTCTACCGCATCATCGAGGTCGGCGATACAGTAGGAAATATCATCTGCCGCTTCCATGATCCAGGTTAACGGAAAACGGTGATGCTCCTGCAGCTGCGTGGCCGCGCGTAGTTCAGCGATGTAATGGCGCTCGGAAAGATAAAAGCCCGGCTTTTTCATCAGGGTGCTGAACTGCGCTGGCTTCTCGCCCTGCCACCAGGCGGGCGCGGTATATTTCAAAATACAGGCGACCTGGCAGTAGGTCAGGTTTAGCTGCAGTAGCGTATGTACCAGACGAATCGCCTGCGCGTTGCCTTCGAAATGACAAAGATCCTGGCGGATAATCGCATTCAGGGCGCTGAAATCCGCCTGCTGCTGCGCATCGCCATCGTCTACGCCTGCCACCAACGGATCCACCAGCTCAGCCGGTAAATTGGCGTCAAACCAGTCGTTGATCGCCGCTTCGCCAAAATGACCGAAGGGCGGGTTGCCTACATCGTGCAACAAACAGGCCATCTCCACCAGACTTTCAAACGCGCCGGATAACTCCTGCAGACCATATTTTTCCAGGCCGCCGCGCGTTTTCAGGGTTTCAAGG of Pantoea alhagi contains these proteins:
- a CDS encoding DUF3461 family protein is translated as MYDNLKSLGISNPEDIDRYSLRQEANNDILKIYFRKDKGEFFAKSVKFKYPRQRKTVVADGIGQGYKEVQEISPNLRYVIDELDQICQRDQVEIDLKRKILDDLRHLENVVSNKIAEIESDLDKLTRNSR
- a CDS encoding CdaR family transcriptional regulator, whose protein sequence is MANYYLDARLAQDIVARTMKIIDSNVNVMDARGRIIGSGDRERIGELHEGALLALSQARVVDIDEAVARHLHGVRPGINLPLRIAGEIVGVIGLTGDPVSLRQYGELVCMTAEMMLEQARLLHMLAQDSRLREELVLNLIRSETLSPALMAWAQRLGIDLNQPRVVAVVEVDSGQLGVDSAMAELQQLQTLLTMPERDNLIAIVSLTEMVVLKPALNAHGRYDQDEHRRRVDQLLGRMKESGHLRIRIALGNYFTGEGSIARSYRTAQTTMNVGKQRMPEQRSFFYQDLVLPVLLDSLRGGWQANELSRPLAKLKAMDNNGLLRRTLIAWFTHNVQPSATARALFIHRNTLEYRLNRISELTGLNLGHFDDRLLLYVALQLDEQP
- the degP gene encoding serine endoprotease DegP, which codes for MKKTTLVLSALALSLGMAMSPTYVMAAETASSSTQQLPSLAPMLEKVMPSVVSINVEGSTSVKTPRLPPQFQQFFGDDSPFCQDGSPFLNSPMCQGAAPGGNAPQQKFRALGSGVVINAQKGYVVTNNHVVDNATKIQVQLSDGRRYEAKVIGKDPRSDIALIQLQDFKNLTAITMADSDTLRVGDYTVAIGNPYGLGETVTSGIVSALGRSGLNVENYENFIQTDAAINRGNSGGALVNLNGELIGINTAILAPDGGNIGIGFAIPSNMVKNLTAQMVEYGQVKRGELGIMGTELNSELAKAMKVDAQRGAFVSQVMPKSSAAKAGIKAGDVITSLNKKQISSFAALRAEVGSLPVGTKLELGLLRDGKPLTVTVELQQSSQSNVDSATIYTGIEGAGLSNSEVNGQKGVRVDSVKPGSSAARIGLKKDDIILGVNQQPVTNLGELRKILDTKPSVLALNIKRGDSNIYLLMQ
- the dgt gene encoding dGTPase, producing the protein MDKINFRQRISFQRPWNSREAPQGEYAITRHFESDRGRIINSAAIRRLQQKTQVFPLERNAAVRSRLTHSLEVQQTGRYIAKEILETLKTRGGLEKYGLQELSGAFESLVEMACLLHDVGNPPFGHFGEAAINDWFDANLPAELVDPLVAGVDDGDAQQQADFSALNAIIRQDLCHFEGNAQAIRLVHTLLQLNLTYCQVACILKYTAPAWWQGEKPAQFSTLMKKPGFYLSERHYIAELRAATQLQEHHRFPLTWIMEAADDISYCIADLDDAVEKAIFNVDTLYGYLEKLWGPVRPGDAFSRTIGYAWREANGKKIRGRSDQFFMSLRVSVQNVLVAHAVNRFVDNLAAIFNGDFNHALLEDEGEEGRLLKLFKTVARRHVFNHSEVEQLELQGYRVIKGLLEIYQPLLKLNYEAFTTLMTEDFLAGHPIETRLFHKLSGKHRRAYQQHMRTLKIEHKYQRLLWERYYRARLIQDYISGMTDLYAWDEYRRLMAVE